CAGTCGGCTCGGCGACCGTTCGGGCAGCTCGGCCACCGATTTGGAGGCGACCGCGAGCCGCTTGCCGTCCATCGCCGTGCCGAGCATGGCGCGCAGCACCGCGAGATCCTCGTCGTCGATGATCGCGCCCAGATCGACCAGCCGCTGGTCGACGCGGCCGGTGTCGGTGATGACCACCAGCAGCAACCGGGCCGGATTCAGCGCGACCACCTCGAGGTGGCGCACGGTGGACGCCGAGACCGTGGGGTACTGCACCATGGCGACCTGCCGGGTCAGCTGGGCCAGCAGCCGGACCGCGCGGCGCAGCACGTCGTCCAGGTCGACGCCGCTCTCGAGGAAGTCCAGGATGGCCCGCCGCTCGGCCCCCGACAGCGGCTTGACCTCGGAGATGTTGTCGACGAACTGGCGGTAGCCCTTGTCGGTGGGGATCCGGCCGGAGCTGGTGTGCGGCTGGGTGATGTAACCCTCGGCCTCGAGTACCGCCATATCGTTGCGGACCGTAGCGCTGGAGACGCCCAGATTGTGCCGATCCACCAGGCTCTTCGAACCGATCGGCTCCTTGGTCGCGATATAGTCCGCGACGATCGCGCGCAGGACCTCGAGTCGCCGTTGCTCGGTACTCGACATGGGCCCCACCTCCTCGTTCGCCTCATTCGCCGGGCCCGCGTCCATGCACGAGCCGCCGACAACCTCGGCGTGCGAGTCGTCGGCCCACTCGCGGCGCGAGCTGTCGACATGCTCGCCGTGCGAGTCATCGAAACGGATTCCCGGGTTCATCCGAAATCCAGTTTAAATGGCGACGCGCCGATAGCTCGCTCACCCCGATCCGGCCGCACGGACGATCGTGCGCGCGCGGCGGCACCCGATATCGGGTTCACTCGTCGTTCCCCTCCTCGGCGTCATGTCAGCAACGTACGGACGACGGCGTCGGCGAGCAGCCGGCCGCGGTCGGTCAGGACCAGGTGCTCGCCGGTCCGGACGGCCAGGCCGTCGGCGACGACCTGCTCGGCGGCGGTGCGCCCGGCCGTATCGAGATCCGCCAGCGCCAGCCCGCTACGCAGCCGGACCGTCAGCATGACCCGTTCCAGATAGCGCTCGTCGGCGCCGAGGGTCTCCCAGCCGGCCGCGGGCAAGCCCCCGGCGGCGACCCGATCGGCGTATCGGGCCGGATGCTTCACATTCCACCAGCGCACCCCGCCGAGGTGGCTGTGCGCGCCCGGTCCGGCGCCGAGCCAGTCGCCGGCGTCCCAATAACCGAGGTTGTGCCGGCAGCGCGCGTCCGGGCCCGCGGCCCAGTTGGAGACCTCGTACCAGTCCAGTCCGGCCGCCGAGAGCCGGCGATCGATGCGTTCGTAGCGCGCGGCGAGGACGTCGTCGTCCGGGGCGGGCAGTTCACCGCGGCGGACCCGGCGGGCCAGCGCGGTGCCGTCCTCGACGATCAGGGAGTAGGCCGACACGTGATCGACGCCCGCGGCCAGCACCGCGTCCAGCGAGGCGTCGAGGTCGGCATCGGACTCGCCGGGGGTGCCGTAGATGAGATCGAGGTTGACGTGCTCGAATCCGGCCGCGCGCGCCTCGCGGGCCGCCGCGACGGCCCGGCCCGGGGTGTGGGTGCGGTCCAGCACCCGCAGTACGTGCTCGGCGGCGGACTGCATCCCCAGCGACACCCGGGTGTAACCGGCCGCGCGCAGCCGCTCGAAGAACGCCGGTGAGGTGGATTCCGGATTCGATTCCGTGGAGATCTCGGCATCGGCGGCGAGCGGGAAGTGCGCGCGGATCGCGGCGAGGACCTCGGCCAGCCCGTCGCCGCCGAGCAGCGACGGGGTGCCGCCGCCGACGAAGATGGTCGACACCTCCGGCTGTGGACTCGGCAGCTCCGCGAAAAGCCCTGCAGCGGTGGACAACTCGCCACGCAGAGCCGCCAGCCAGGATTGCGGCGAGGCCGAACTGCCCAGCTCACCGGCGGTATAGGTGTTGAAGTCGCAATAGCCGCACCGGGTCGCGCAGAAGGGTACGTGCACGTAGACGCCGAACGGCCCGGTCCCGAAATCGCGCAGCACCGGTTCGAGCGCCTCGGTGGCCGGCGCGGCGGCCGGCGGCGGGGACGAGGTCAGCGAACTCACCCCACCAGTGTGAACGGTCGGTCGTCCGGTTCCGCGCAGGGGCGGATTCCCGCACGCGCAGCGGCGCGCCCGGCGGCGGAGTCCGGAAGCGCTCGGCGCGGCGGCGCCGGCGGTCCGTTCGACACCGTAAGACGGCAACCGGACGGTCGTTATATGACGGATCTCACAATTTGGGACGTCCGTCCAGGGGATTTCCCCCGAAATGAAGGAAAATATGGACCCGAGGTCGGAAAGACCCTGTT
This DNA window, taken from Nocardia sp. BMG111209, encodes the following:
- the hrcA gene encoding heat-inducible transcriptional repressor HrcA, with the protein product MSSTEQRRLEVLRAIVADYIATKEPIGSKSLVDRHNLGVSSATVRNDMAVLEAEGYITQPHTSSGRIPTDKGYRQFVDNISEVKPLSGAERRAILDFLESGVDLDDVLRRAVRLLAQLTRQVAMVQYPTVSASTVRHLEVVALNPARLLLVVITDTGRVDQRLVDLGAIIDDEDLAVLRAMLGTAMDGKRLAVASKSVAELPERSPSRLRDVLIRVATVLVETLVEHPEERLVLGGTANLTRNGGDFGFPGSLRAVLEALEEQVVVLKLLAAAQHPGMVTVQIGEETKVEQMRGTSVVSTGYGVPGTVLGAMGVLGPTRMDYPGTIASVAAVARYIGEVLAER
- the hemW gene encoding radical SAM family heme chaperone HemW, translating into MRGTGRPTVHTGGVSSLTSSPPPAAAPATEALEPVLRDFGTGPFGVYVHVPFCATRCGYCDFNTYTAGELGSSASPQSWLAALRGELSTAAGLFAELPSPQPEVSTIFVGGGTPSLLGGDGLAEVLAAIRAHFPLAADAEISTESNPESTSPAFFERLRAAGYTRVSLGMQSAAEHVLRVLDRTHTPGRAVAAAREARAAGFEHVNLDLIYGTPGESDADLDASLDAVLAAGVDHVSAYSLIVEDGTALARRVRRGELPAPDDDVLAARYERIDRRLSAAGLDWYEVSNWAAGPDARCRHNLGYWDAGDWLGAGPGAHSHLGGVRWWNVKHPARYADRVAAGGLPAAGWETLGADERYLERVMLTVRLRSGLALADLDTAGRTAAEQVVADGLAVRTGEHLVLTDRGRLLADAVVRTLLT